The sequence ATAATTAGATCCAGTTTTTAACATGGTTGAAGAATGTTGGTCTCACCTTGTGACACAAAAAATTATAACTACCAACTCTGAAGCAGATGTCAGGATAAGTATAGAAGCACTCCACTTTGTCAAAGGGAAGTTCACCAAATCCAACCTGGGGATGTTCAATAAAACCACATcaacatgttttcattaaaaCGGTTACAGCAGCAGTTTTAGTCCAGCTTAAATGCTTTCCTGTCCTTACTCTTAACTCGGTGGGAATTGCAGAGTCTGCTAACTGAGCCATATCCTCCTGAAGCTGGCAGCTGTCCGGCTCCAGGCTGAGAACTTTCACACAGATTCCTGGCTTGGAGGAAACTTTtgggtgaaaaacaaaacaagaaagacaagaaatgccccttaaaatttgttttgcttttgtctaACAAGCGGTGTGTACTACACTATTAGGTGGGTCAtgatctgaattcaaaacagaaTTCAAAATACTCTAAGCTCACATCTGATGGGCATTATCATGTCATTTCAATGATCTAAAGCATCATCGGCTACTGTTTcagcatatttatatttttctccaTTGCAAACTTGACTGTAATGAATAgaacaacagtgtgtgtgtgtgtgtgtgtgtgtgtgtgtgtgtgtgtgtgtgtgtgtgtgtgtgtgtgtgtgtgtgtgtgtgtgtgtgtgtgtgtgtgtgtgtgtgtgtgtgtgtgtgtgtgtgtgtagcgacCCACAACATTACTGCAAATCTTAGCTTTGCATGTCAGGAAACTCGAGCTGTGGTTATAATGAACACTTCTGCCATCTAGTGACGATTCCACTGTTTTTTAGTTGAACATTTAATTCAACAGTGTGTGATAAACTGCTCATACAGTTACCATCAAAAACTCAAATTTGACTTACTGGTGCTGccattgaagaagaaaaaaagaattggaAAATTCAAAAGACAAGTGTTAAGTGGAATGTTGATATTTAAACTGATACTTAATATTCTAATGGAGACAAAAGTTCACTCTTTAACGAAAAATCTAATTAGATAATAACCTTCAAAAATTGGAAGTCAGAGTGAATCACagagaagaatgtgtcaaaaaaTATGTCTTACCATAATCATACACCTGTTTGCATTTACTTTGAAGCTTCTCCAGGAGATCTGACATTTTGCACTGTTTAGCAAGTCGTCTCGAATCCTCCAGAAGGCTGATGTCAATATCCATCCGGCCTGtaacaataagaaaatgaagaaaatcagACATTTTCTGCCATGAAAGTCTGAAATTACTGAGAAAAAGGTCTCAAAGGTGCTTCTGTTCACTATATTTAATATGCCTGAAGTAGATTATGACCTAATTACAATACTCAtgaatcaaataataaataaagcaaagacTGACAGAAAGAACTAGCAGGCTAGTTAGTTTGAATTACCTGATTAACTGGACTGTTTTACAAGGGAAGGCAAACAAACTGCTCCAAGGAGAGTTAATGAATTTGTTTTGGGTTGTATTGTACATTTCTTTGATCAATTCTTGcttttgttctattttatttttaaaaaagacatgtAAAGTTTTAGCTTTTTCCTGCCACATTAAAAATAGTGTGTGCTTACATTTCCCACAGAATTCCGGCTATTAGTAGTCCAATAAAACACCCACCTGTATAGACGTATTGCAGGATGGCTCTAAAGGCTGCAGGGTTAACCTGGAATCAAAACTGTGTTAACTCACAGCAGCAACAGCGTACATTTCCACACTTGTATATTAAACTAGCAATCTAACATCAACGACAACAgcacacagcaaaacaaaatgaagcacATTTGTATTTACCAAAGGGTGTTTGAGGGTGATCAGACTCTTTCCTTTCCATTTGGTCTCAAACATCTCTGTGAAGTACTCTGAGCGTGCGCTCAGGACAAATCGGTGGGCTGTGACTATTTGTCCATGGACCAAGAACTTGACATCGCTGTACTGACCCTGTTCCATTAACCTGAAGCAGCACAAGTTTTTCATTTAATGGATGGTGCATCCAAAAAATATGTACTATTTCTATatgttgctttttcttttcactgaaaACTAGTGAAACAACCTGCTACAGAAGATCACCTACATGTGCAGGAAGTAATTGAAGCCATTTTTCTGCATGGCTTTGACAGTCACACACTTGTAATCTTTGAGCAGCCGTCGCACGGAGTCGTTCAGAGAGCCGTACATACACCTCTCACCATCAAAGGTGTTTGCCTCACATTTTGCACCTGAaagcaagagaaagagaaatgtgatcatgtgacagaAGAACTTTAGTGCAATTACATTCAAATAGGAAAAATTCCAGTCTTACCACTGGCGAGCAAGTACTCAACCAGTTCCTCGTGTCCACACAGGCAAGCATAGTATCTGAAAAACAAGACTGTCTCCATTTCAAACTcatgacttgttttttttgtaaaatgcacaaaaaatgtTAGGTCATACTTACAACGGGGTGCTGTCCCATTTATCTCTTACATTGAGGTCCACATCTTTTTGTTCAGCAAGGTACCTGAAAGCAACGACAAGGTAgtgttgattaaaaaataatgcataCATATTACAAACAGATTATTATGCACGTCAGCCACATTCTGGATGAAGACCTAGTTTGGATTTTTATGTCATTCTGAGCCACTTCTTCTTTCTCCAGCTACATTATCATTAGTATTAGTATCGTCTCATGGCCACAGATTGTTGCGTAACCGACAACAAACAGTGTCTTCTGCTGTCATTAGTAAATTCTCCACATTCTGTaaagaatccacacagacacactgacagAGTCTCAGCAGTGGTTTCATTTCTTTAACTTAGTCGTTTGTCTGCTcatcatgctaatgctaacagctgtttgtttACCTCCATGTAATGTTCAAAACAATGCAGCTAGCTCGGCTTTAGCTTCGCTCTAGCTGAAAGGACCGAGTCCAACgtcagagaaataaaagataatgtTATATTTGACCCGAATGAGGAACCATAGGGAGTAAATTAGGGAGTAAATTATCTTTTAGCACGCAGGTTAATAACATGACGCTGAAACGACTCCCTGCGTTACCTGACCCTGAAGATGTCGCCTCGTCTGCAGCTGCTAAATAAATCGAACACGTCCATGGCCGCCTCGGTGTTCTGGCTCCTCTGTGATGCATTGAACCGGCCAGGCTGCTGGGCTGCGGGGCGCTAAGAGTCGACGTTTCTTCACAGAAGCTGAGAAATTTAAAACCAGCACACAGTCACACCCTCCACACTGTTGTTGACAAGCTCAGGTCTTCGGCGTGTTTGGACGAGGAGGGCGCCTCAACTGTCACGTGACGGGATGCTCCAATCCCCGTTTGCGCCTCTGGCTCGCGCACTTGAAGCGCAGGGCTCTGACCTCCTGCACCAGAAGCCCTGGTCCCCATCCGGGGACGAGACATGGGTCTGGATCAGAGGCCATGTGGGTCTGGATCCGAGGCCATGTGGGTCTGGATCCGAGGCCATGTGGGTCTAGATCAGAATCCATGTGGGTCTAGATCAGAATCCATGTGGGTCTAGATCAGAGGCCATGTGGGTCTAGATCAGAATCCATGTGGGTCTAGATCAGAGTCCATGTGGGTCTAGAATCAAAATAGCAGATGACATAAAATAACAGGTGACATAACCCCAGTGTGACTTGTcggggtttttttgttccagATTACATCTCACAAAATATGGAATCTATTCTGATCAAACTTTATACATAATTTAATTTCCATATTTGGGATTAgacagatagatatactttatttatcccaaactgggaaatttaaatgttacagtagcatttaaataaaagaacagaTTACTAAGGTAAATATCTTGATTTAAGAGAGCTACATGACAAACTACAAGGCATGTGGTATTTACCATTAGTGGTTGTGCTTTTCAATACTTAGATTCTTCTACAAATTTTGGGGGTGGTATTCCTGTACTCTGGGCTCACCAAAGGGATGGATGCTCTGTTGTACACAGTGACATGTTACGGCTGTTTATGGCTGGGTGTAGTCACTAGTAAAGTGTGTCTATACAGCATTAACCAGATGAACAATGACAGATTAAGAGCTCCTTGACTGACTGCTACAACCCAGAAGGAGGATTAGCATGTTTGTCAGCTGCCCCTCAGAAACAGGTTACAACCAGCCTTTACAATAGCAGATGAAAAATTATGCAActgatgaaaacaacaacaattcaCAACCAGTTTCTGGCAACAATAAAACatgcatttagaaaaatatgttCGCCCTTATTCAATCTTAACATTTAGTGGATTcaaacagtgtttttaaaataaatcactgcaaatgtttttgtgaaggTTTTCTTCGGGGCAATTACCCCATGATGACAGGGTCAACAACAATTTTAGGGACAAGCAGAAAATATTAAAGATAACATaaaaagagggagaaaaattaaaataacttgTTTTACCTCAAAACATGGGAAAGAAAATGCTATAATTGTAACATTTTAAGAAACTTGTGCTTGTACTGATTTGTGTGCTGATATCTGGACATTTGTCATAATGCCTCAAGTTGTCTTTAtcaaattttaatgaaaacttGTGATTCTGAAGAGAACATTTGGCATAGACATGAGTAAGACATTTGATACCCAtatgaaaacattatttattcatctgtaaGACACGGATACAACACCTTACAAAAAACATTGGTGTTAGTCTTCTCCTTTGTTCAGTTTGAGCAAAGAGAGCTGATGTTTTAAAAAGGAGACCTCAAGTTCAAGCTTCTCTCGCTCCAGCAGGAGGTtgtccttcttcagcttcaaCAGATCATCCTGTGCAGCCTCTACgagaaacaatgaaaacacataCCCAGAATTAAACAGGGTATTCAATGAATGTTACTGGAGAGAAATCCCTCCTTAAACTGTGTTCACATTCATCATTTATAAGTGCAACCACTTACCATCTCGGCAGCCAATCAATGTCGAGGGGCAAGCgactagagcacatgtgtcaaattcaaggcccgggggccaaatgtagctcccacatcattttatgtggcccacaagagaATAAAAgacagtgtctaaaaataaatagatcaacagagtgctttgaccaaaaactacatttcccacaatgcagtaattaagtccATTTTAACactaacaaaaacattttgaacaaagttaatgtcctaacttgtgttattgattgatattattttactttattcattggatagtttgatcctcgattgatggagttctgtgggtttaataacctgataaattaaaaggatgtATGTtagaacacagaaacaaacaaatgttttctgtgccactgtaatgtttttaacttgaataagtaataaattcagagttgttGAAGATTAAggagtaattacatttattttagatttgttttacattccattgagttacatttagttacatttattattacatctggccctttgaggacaaccattatgctgatgtggccctcagtgaaaatgagtttgacccctcTGGACTAAAGCCAGCAGAGTGTCACTCAGATTGGGATTTCTCATCTCAGGTAACGATCGATTCTTAGCTCAATCACCCATTTGTAGTGACTTTGTATGTGAACCAGTCACAAGCGACAAaaagaagtgtttgtgtgtgaatgcagctTAATAGGAAGTGGACCACGATGACTTTCACAGCAGTCATGGGTTTCACATCCACATACTTAAAACAAGTCATTTCTGTTTGAGTAAAtgttctgtttcctgtccttACTTTTGATGATGGTCTTATGTTGTGCACAGAAGAAAATAtctatttaaaatgatttttgttttttcgtttGGTGTAAAGCTCAATGTCTCCATCCTTGATGCGGGATGAGCCAACGTTTTCAACCTGGCACCAAAGATTACCATGACGACCCATTTGGTCTGTTGGAACAGGGgaacatacacatacatgcacgGCAGAGGGACCCCAATACCAAGCTTGGAGACCTCTGTTTAtgtgcagagaataagtgaaactttagtttgtgtattttattaccGAGGACCTGCCTTTAATTCCAAGCATTTGCAACCGTTTTGTTCGCATTGGGCAGCACCCCACTAAAAGAATGTGAGTGTCAAGTTGCATATAAGTAGGTCAGGTATTGTCTAAAATACCTCACTCTACGTTCCTCAGAAGTAGGAGGGGTAGAATTAATTACGGCTTTGTCTCTTCACCTGTGACAGCTCTGTTGACTGACACGGTATGAGCGTCATCATTTTGTTCCTGGCTCTCCGCCGTCACTCTTTGCCAGAAAGGCGTAGCGTTATGTAACTCGACCTCAACGGGGTAATGGTCACTCACTTTCAGGGCCTGTCGAGGAATGCGTAGCATGAATGAGGAACAGTAAAACTGATAAAGGCCACAAAAACGTCTGGATCGCAGGGACTTCTCACCATTTCTTCGGTCATATCAAACTCCTTTTGGAAATTGAATGACTTTGCCGAGTTTGGCACGATGGCTGCCAGCATTTCTTCTCCATAGACAACAATCCTATGAGACAAATGTagaattatgattattattagtagtagtagtagtagtagtagtaatagtagtgtCATTGTCATTTTACAACTACTATAATAATTGCTTTCCACAAGAAAAAGTTGTGACTGTGCTCATACCGATCATAGGCGTGGTCAGTGGATGCTTTTGCGGTTGTATCCACCTCATCACCAATGAGCCAGTGGAAATTCTTGTCGCTGCGGATGCGGATCTCCTTCAGCTCACTGACAGACATGTACACACCGTCTGCTTTGAAATCTCCGAGGATCATTACATTCTACGGGGAATGAGAAACTATGGTTTCAGCCTTAATATAAGTTGCAGAGCAGTACCGGTGACAGTCACAATATTGATAACTGGTGATTTATAAGCCACACAATTGATTTGGCCACATATGGGACATTCAAATTGAACTATTTGTGGCTGTGAAACAACTTACGTCTATTTTCCATTTATCTTTGACCGCCAGGAAGACTTCATACAGCTCATCCAACTCTTTCTTGGTGTCCAACTGTGTGATGTGGACTGGGATCAGCACTAGATCCTTCAGTACTGGAAACACAACAGTGCTGTCAGCTATGAATGTTTGTCTCAGGTAACATGCCTCAgcatgaagtgtgtgtctgtgaatacACACAAAAGAATTACTTCAAGGCTCTGCAGCTCGCCTTGTACTCTTGTGAATACAATCTCAAACTTAGCTGCACTCGTTcaccttaaacacacacatatatgctgtCATGACAAATACAGGCACAGAAACAATCTACTCTACAAAGACTGACAAGGAATCATAACAATAATCGCTCGAACATCCGGAATTTCCTGTTATTCCACCTGAGAGCACCTACCTGTGTTGCGTGGTTTGAAGTGGAGAATATAAGGCTCCCTTGCAAAAGCATCCGCGTCATCCACCTGGTTGTCTTCATATTGGTAGCTTTCAATCAGGTCGACGACATCATCCCTTCCAacgaggagaaggaggggaggaTTAGTGCGTTACATGTCAAAATTCTTTCATTGTGGTGAAATAATGTGATGTTACCTGTAGAGAAACAAAAACTGCTCCTTGTGTCTATTCCTCCCCAGACGGCTGCTGATCTGCAGCGCGTAATGATGAGTGGAGTTTGCTCTGAGACAGCAAAGCAGCGCgtaaacgtttaaaaaaaagtattagtTTCTtttggaaacacaaaaacacaaacttacTTGTTCAGTTCCTCTAAGAGGAGTTTAACGGATGATC is a genomic window of Antennarius striatus isolate MH-2024 chromosome 2, ASM4005453v1, whole genome shotgun sequence containing:
- the LOC137604806 gene encoding deoxyribonuclease gamma-like produces the protein MKIASFNVQLFGRTKASDPNVLSTLVKIVSRYDIVVILEVVDVSGSSVKLLLEELNKANSTHHYALQISSRLGRNRHKEQFLFLYRDDVVDLIESYQYEDNQVDDADAFAREPYILHFKPRNTVLKDLVLIPVHITQLDTKKELDELYEVFLAVKDKWKIDNVMILGDFKADGVYMSVSELKEIRIRSDKNFHWLIGDEVDTTAKASTDHAYDRIVVYGEEMLAAIVPNSAKSFNFQKEFDMTEEMALKVSDHYPVEVELHNATPFWQRVTAESQEQNDDAHTVSVNRAVTEAAQDDLLKLKKDNLLLEREKLELEVSFLKHQLSLLKLNKGED
- the abtb1 gene encoding ankyrin repeat and BTB/POZ domain-containing protein 1 isoform X1 → MDVFDLFSSCRRGDIFRVRYLAEQKDVDLNVRDKWDSTPLYYACLCGHEELVEYLLASGAKCEANTFDGERCMYGSLNDSVRRLLKDYKCVTVKAMQKNGFNYFLHMLMEQGQYSDVKFLVHGQIVTAHRFVLSARSEYFTEMFETKWKGKSLITLKHPLVNPAAFRAILQYVYTGRMDIDISLLEDSRRLAKQCKMSDLLEKLQSKCKQVYDYVSSKPGICVKVLSLEPDSCQLQEDMAQLADSAIPTELRVGFGELPFDKVECFYTYPDICFRVGSYNFLCHKAFFCGRSDYFKALLEDHFSEGEQLQSQPSIPVITLHNISHEVFIDVMYYIYTNDPELKVDNAFEVLCVADMYLLPDLKHLCGKMLAQTLCEDNVVCMWKTAKLFRLTRLEDQCTEFMAKTIERLVEQPEFADIIEEDAKSLEERQENDSLPLVDEIRYHITSNVKTFSEIEEAQQKLEVLDDLLSNINIEC
- the abtb1 gene encoding ankyrin repeat and BTB/POZ domain-containing protein 1 isoform X2 → MYGSLNDSVRRLLKDYKCVTVKAMQKNGFNYFLHMLMEQGQYSDVKFLVHGQIVTAHRFVLSARSEYFTEMFETKWKGKSLITLKHPLVNPAAFRAILQYVYTGRMDIDISLLEDSRRLAKQCKMSDLLEKLQSKCKQVYDYVSSKPGICVKVLSLEPDSCQLQEDMAQLADSAIPTELRVGFGELPFDKVECFYTYPDICFRVGSYNFLCHKAFFCGRSDYFKALLEDHFSEGEQLQSQPSIPVITLHNISHEVFIDVMYYIYTNDPELKVDNAFEVLCVADMYLLPDLKHLCGKMLAQTLCEDNVVCMWKTAKLFRLTRLEDQCTEFMAKTIERLVEQPEFADIIEEDAKSLEERQENDSLPLVDEIRYHITSNVKTFSEIEEAQQKLEVLDDLLSNINIEC